In the genome of Myxococcus stipitatus, one region contains:
- a CDS encoding OmpA family protein, which yields MASFVCGLLFILLGGATVRAEPGATGEASLELVHEDRLGPGSHWELVSVEYLLDGRALPSSAPSEASSGVKHPLPLGLRWLDVSAIYVGRSSVFSYVEGYRFVMRARVTLDARPGDLVRITSTAFAKDGITVQWQQRPSFLVMGQPSEAVVGIEYGPAMNAPLPEDVAARVVDEVLAEARRRSARAPAATASTSSDELPVTCVLAPVFFDFFDTRISGEGEQALLRAAECLQRRPHLRVRLQGHADVMGPESVNTSLGLGRAQSVAAMLQSMGIEGSRLYLETRGAELPPCDDGTAGCFARSRRVELVAEPTPP from the coding sequence ATGGCGTCGTTCGTGTGCGGCCTCCTGTTCATCCTCCTCGGGGGCGCCACGGTGCGCGCGGAGCCGGGGGCGACGGGCGAGGCCTCGCTCGAGCTCGTGCATGAGGACCGTCTCGGCCCGGGGAGCCACTGGGAGCTCGTCTCCGTCGAGTACCTGCTGGATGGGCGTGCGCTGCCCTCCTCCGCGCCGAGTGAGGCCTCGAGCGGCGTGAAGCATCCGCTGCCGCTGGGCCTGCGCTGGCTCGATGTGTCCGCCATCTACGTGGGCCGCTCGTCGGTCTTCTCGTACGTGGAGGGCTACCGCTTCGTGATGCGGGCACGCGTGACGCTCGACGCGCGGCCGGGGGACCTGGTGCGCATCACCTCGACGGCCTTCGCGAAGGACGGCATCACGGTGCAGTGGCAGCAGCGCCCGTCGTTCCTGGTCATGGGGCAGCCGAGCGAAGCCGTGGTGGGCATCGAGTACGGGCCCGCGATGAACGCCCCGCTTCCGGAGGACGTCGCGGCCCGCGTCGTCGACGAGGTGCTCGCCGAGGCCCGCCGCCGCTCCGCGCGGGCTCCCGCGGCCACGGCCTCCACGTCCTCCGACGAGCTGCCCGTCACCTGTGTGCTCGCGCCCGTCTTCTTCGACTTCTTCGACACGCGAATCTCCGGCGAAGGAGAGCAGGCCCTGCTGCGTGCGGCGGAGTGCCTCCAGCGGCGTCCTCATCTGCGCGTCCGGCTGCAAGGCCATGCCGACGTGATGGGGCCCGAGTCGGTGAACACGTCGCTGGGGTTGGGGCGCGCGCAGTCCGTGGCCGCGATGCTCCAGTCGATGGGCATCGAGGGCTCACGCCTCTACCTGGAGACCCGAGGCGCCGAGCTGCCACCGTGTGATGACGGAACCGCCGGGTGCTTCGCGCGCAGCCGCCGCGTGGAGCTGGTCGCGGAGCCGACGCCTCCCTGA
- a CDS encoding histidine kinase dimerization/phospho-acceptor domain-containing protein, with protein sequence MPIPLRVQAGAWSGWGVDISFDAGIEQALAAVAERALRRGALAGMELLLLETLRLTRASGAALFDGRTCVARVGTQAARFPSGTGRRLRLWPETPGHLDDSLLERLSTLGGALLVAHARESSAQARHARLLSARRRLEQEVARWEVRRSLAAHDLRTPLMVVRGYVDMMLKGHAGPLCATMQRYLDRVARATQDQRAVIDQRLGRNPITDLGPLLHAVLSPHAKQSPRWELTLVLSERPMRVRASAAQLDAWVRALARALASTRSTSVWLTAVAVEATRCWQLDLRMQGGHAPAERPLAVVREHTRRLGGSLRAPSSDARSWVIQLPAEAGAETP encoded by the coding sequence ATGCCCATACCTCTGCGCGTGCAAGCGGGTGCTTGGAGTGGGTGGGGCGTCGACATCTCATTCGACGCGGGGATAGAGCAGGCGCTGGCGGCGGTCGCCGAGCGCGCGCTGCGCCGTGGCGCCCTCGCGGGCATGGAGCTTCTCCTGCTCGAGACACTCCGGCTGACACGTGCCTCCGGCGCGGCCCTCTTCGATGGGAGGACCTGCGTGGCCAGGGTGGGCACGCAGGCCGCGCGCTTCCCGTCGGGCACGGGACGCCGACTGCGACTGTGGCCCGAGACGCCAGGACACCTGGACGACTCACTGCTGGAGCGGCTGTCCACCTTGGGAGGGGCGCTGCTCGTGGCGCACGCGCGCGAGTCCTCCGCCCAGGCGCGGCACGCACGGCTCCTGTCCGCGCGTCGGAGGTTGGAGCAGGAGGTGGCCCGCTGGGAGGTGCGCCGCTCGCTGGCGGCCCATGACCTGCGCACCCCCTTGATGGTCGTCCGGGGGTACGTGGACATGATGCTGAAGGGCCATGCGGGTCCCCTCTGCGCGACGATGCAGCGCTACCTGGACCGGGTGGCGCGGGCCACGCAGGACCAGCGGGCCGTCATCGACCAACGTCTGGGCCGCAACCCCATCACCGACCTGGGTCCCCTGCTCCACGCGGTGCTGAGCCCTCACGCGAAGCAGTCGCCGCGCTGGGAGCTGACACTGGTCCTGTCCGAGCGTCCCATGCGCGTGAGGGCGAGCGCCGCTCAACTGGACGCCTGGGTGCGAGCCCTGGCGCGAGCCCTCGCGTCGACCCGGTCCACCTCGGTGTGGCTCACCGCGGTGGCCGTCGAGGCCACGCGGTGTTGGCAGCTCGACCTCCGGATGCAGGGAGGCCACGCGCCAGCGGAGCGGCCGCTCGCGGTGGTGCGCGAGCACACCCGGCGGCTCGGTGGGAGCTTGCGCGCGCCCTCCTCGGACGCGCGCTCCTGGGTCATCCAGCTTCCAGCGGAAGCGGGCGCCGAGACGCCCTGA
- a CDS encoding hybrid sensor histidine kinase/response regulator — MDPQLLRSIWPVFSAETREQIQSIGAKVLGMEGPSTAREADLLPSLKRLVHSLKGSAASLGLDDIENVVHAIEDGLAHTRTDVGLPRDAVESMLRGLSGIEAAMARGDAGQSPEVEGLASLLKSLGREVAVPEAVSVASGLSAKGLEVLDFLEASLRALCSPDVPDRAAVVRKAMERARGLRGLALDGGASRVATLAESAALGFARMEPGGDPASLAASDVAGTLVELRGRLDAVKSTAAATRAVETPKVVPAQAAPEALTPGAPVAAPEARASVAEHTVRVSVKTLDSLALQVELLMSGRAQQARRSESYRALSDGTHEVLRHLERAASQLSMTGGGAALDSLRSGVALMRTMQKRLLEVSREAHRDGEQLALVAQVARDDLRDLRMVPASQLLEPLRRTVREVSARLSKDVALELTGGEVRLDRRILDALKDPLLHLVRNAIDHGLETPEERRAAGKLETGRLTVRVEPRGARIALVVEDDGYGLSPDRVRATAVRRGLLTEEAAARLSDAQAARLVFQPGFSTREQVTATSGRGVGLDVVQATAARLQGSVDVDFWAGQGTRFTVDLPLTLAAALGLMVRTGTAVAAIPSDSVERVMRLMPEDVGTVAGRVVARVEGAQLTFLSLAEAIGLPRLPLAIDSGRVQMAALVVVGGDKVLYAIDEVVGQQEIVVRSLGKHLQGVRHLAGAAVLDDGRVVPVLNAPELVRAARPETRSASAEVRRPRILVCDDSLTTRFAMKSLLEIAGFPVVTAADGEEAWGILERTPCQLVVSDWQMPRLDGVGLARRIKSHATLHSTPVILVTSLDSPEDRAAGLEAGADGYLVKREVERGKLLELVRNLLPARA, encoded by the coding sequence ATGGATCCGCAGCTCTTGCGCAGCATCTGGCCGGTGTTCTCCGCGGAGACGCGTGAGCAGATCCAATCCATTGGAGCGAAGGTGCTCGGAATGGAGGGGCCGTCGACCGCGCGCGAGGCGGACCTGCTGCCCTCGCTCAAGCGACTGGTCCACAGCCTCAAGGGCTCCGCGGCGAGCCTGGGTCTCGACGACATCGAGAACGTGGTGCACGCCATCGAGGACGGGCTGGCCCACACGCGCACGGACGTGGGCCTGCCGCGCGACGCGGTGGAGTCCATGCTCCGAGGCCTGTCCGGCATCGAGGCGGCCATGGCCCGGGGCGACGCGGGACAGTCGCCCGAGGTGGAGGGGCTGGCCTCGCTGCTCAAGTCCCTGGGCCGCGAGGTCGCCGTGCCCGAGGCGGTGTCGGTGGCCTCGGGTCTGTCGGCGAAGGGCCTGGAGGTGTTGGACTTCCTGGAGGCCTCGCTCCGCGCGCTCTGCTCGCCGGACGTCCCGGACCGGGCCGCCGTCGTGCGCAAGGCGATGGAGCGGGCCCGCGGGCTGCGTGGACTGGCGCTGGATGGCGGGGCCTCACGGGTGGCCACGCTGGCGGAGTCCGCCGCGCTGGGCTTCGCGCGCATGGAGCCGGGGGGAGACCCGGCGAGCCTTGCCGCCTCCGATGTCGCGGGCACGCTGGTGGAGCTGCGCGGACGGCTGGATGCGGTGAAGTCGACGGCCGCGGCCACTCGGGCGGTGGAGACGCCGAAGGTGGTGCCCGCGCAGGCCGCGCCGGAAGCACTCACGCCGGGGGCACCCGTGGCGGCGCCGGAGGCTCGGGCCTCCGTGGCGGAGCACACGGTCCGCGTGTCCGTGAAGACGCTCGACTCGCTGGCGCTCCAGGTGGAGCTGCTGATGTCGGGCCGGGCGCAGCAGGCGCGGCGCTCCGAGAGCTATCGCGCGCTGTCGGATGGAACGCACGAGGTGCTGCGGCACCTGGAGCGCGCGGCCTCACAGCTCTCGATGACGGGGGGCGGGGCCGCGCTGGACTCGCTGCGCTCCGGCGTGGCGCTGATGCGCACCATGCAGAAGCGCCTCTTGGAGGTGTCGCGCGAGGCGCACCGCGACGGCGAGCAGCTGGCGCTGGTGGCCCAGGTGGCGCGCGATGACCTGCGCGATTTGCGCATGGTGCCCGCGTCGCAGCTCCTGGAGCCGCTGCGTCGCACCGTGCGCGAGGTCTCCGCGCGGTTGAGCAAGGACGTGGCGCTGGAGCTGACGGGAGGCGAGGTCCGGTTGGACCGGCGCATCCTCGACGCGCTGAAGGACCCGCTGCTGCACCTGGTCCGCAACGCCATCGACCACGGGCTGGAGACTCCCGAGGAGCGACGGGCCGCGGGCAAGCTCGAGACGGGGCGCTTGACGGTGCGCGTGGAGCCTCGCGGCGCGCGCATCGCGCTGGTGGTGGAGGACGACGGCTATGGCCTGTCGCCGGACCGCGTGCGCGCCACGGCGGTGCGCAGGGGCCTGCTGACGGAGGAGGCGGCCGCGCGGCTCTCCGATGCCCAGGCCGCGCGCCTGGTGTTCCAGCCGGGCTTCTCCACGCGCGAGCAGGTGACGGCCACCTCGGGGCGGGGCGTGGGACTGGACGTGGTGCAGGCCACTGCGGCGCGTCTCCAGGGCTCCGTCGACGTGGACTTCTGGGCCGGGCAGGGCACGCGCTTCACGGTGGACCTGCCGCTGACGCTGGCCGCCGCGCTGGGCTTGATGGTGCGCACCGGCACGGCGGTGGCCGCCATTCCTTCCGACAGCGTGGAGCGCGTGATGCGCTTGATGCCGGAGGACGTGGGCACCGTGGCCGGACGCGTGGTGGCGCGCGTGGAGGGCGCACAGCTCACCTTCCTCTCGCTGGCGGAGGCCATTGGCCTGCCCCGGCTGCCCCTGGCCATCGACTCCGGGCGCGTGCAGATGGCCGCGCTGGTCGTCGTGGGAGGCGACAAGGTGCTGTACGCCATCGACGAGGTGGTGGGGCAGCAGGAGATTGTCGTGCGCTCGCTCGGCAAGCACCTGCAGGGCGTGCGGCACCTGGCGGGCGCGGCGGTGCTGGATGACGGGCGCGTGGTGCCGGTGCTCAACGCGCCGGAGCTCGTGCGCGCGGCGCGGCCGGAGACGCGCTCCGCGTCGGCGGAGGTGCGGCGTCCGCGCATCCTCGTCTGCGATGACTCGCTCACCACGCGCTTCGCGATGAAGTCCCTGCTCGAAATCGCCGGCTTCCCCGTGGTGACCGCGGCGGACGGCGAGGAGGCCTGGGGCATCCTCGAGCGGACACCGTGCCAGCTCGTCGTGAGCGACTGGCAGATGCCTCGGCTGGACGGTGTCGGGCTTGCCCGGCGCATCAAGTCCCACGCGACGCTGCACTCCACGCCCGTCATCCTCGTCACCTCACTCGACAGCCCGGAGGACCGGGCCGCGGGGTTGGAGGCCGGCGCGGATGGCTACCTCGTCAAGCGCGAGGTGGAGCGCGGCAAGCTGCTGGAGCTCGTCCGGAACCTGCTCCCCGCTCGCGCGTGA
- a CDS encoding nucleotide sugar dehydrogenase, with protein MVGSPLLERIRRREAKVGVVGLGYVGLPLGMAFAEAGFPVVGLDVDRRKIDKIDKGESYIKHIPSAPLAELSKAGKLKATSDFSKSKDLDCVIICVPTPLTASREPDMSYIIQTGESLSPYVRRGQLFILESTTYPGTTEEVLKPLLEKTGLKAGVDFHLAFSPEREDPGNKSFNTKTIPKIVGGFSPACAEVAAALYGSALKEVVPVSSTRVAELAKLLENIYRCVNIAMVNEMKMLCDRMNVDVWEVIQAASTKPFGFQPFYPGPGLGGHCIPIDPFYLTWKAREYEFHTKFIELAGEVNWQMPYYVVQRTMEALNKSRKTLNGSRVLCLGAAYKKDIDDMRESPSLRIMTLLAEKGAEIAYHDPYVAELHKGHGFNMELKSVPLNPDTLGDYDAVLILTDHSGIDYATVVARSSCVIDTRNATKGVTQGSEKVMKA; from the coding sequence ATGGTGGGCAGCCCGCTGCTGGAGCGGATTCGCCGGCGGGAGGCGAAGGTCGGGGTGGTGGGGTTGGGGTACGTCGGTCTTCCGTTGGGGATGGCCTTCGCGGAGGCGGGCTTCCCGGTGGTGGGGCTCGACGTGGACCGGCGCAAGATCGACAAAATCGACAAGGGAGAGAGCTACATCAAGCACATCCCCAGCGCGCCGCTCGCGGAGCTGAGCAAGGCGGGGAAGCTGAAGGCCACGTCGGACTTCTCGAAGTCGAAGGACCTGGACTGCGTCATCATCTGCGTGCCCACGCCGCTGACGGCCTCGCGTGAGCCGGACATGAGCTACATCATCCAGACGGGTGAATCGCTCTCGCCCTACGTGCGTCGCGGGCAGCTCTTCATCCTGGAGTCCACCACGTACCCGGGCACCACCGAGGAGGTGCTCAAGCCGCTGCTGGAGAAGACGGGCCTCAAGGCGGGCGTGGACTTCCACCTGGCCTTCAGCCCCGAGCGCGAGGACCCGGGCAACAAGAGCTTCAACACGAAGACGATTCCGAAAATCGTGGGTGGCTTCTCGCCCGCGTGCGCGGAGGTGGCCGCGGCGCTGTATGGCAGCGCGCTGAAGGAGGTCGTCCCCGTCTCGTCCACGCGCGTGGCGGAGCTGGCCAAGCTGCTGGAGAACATCTACCGCTGCGTCAACATCGCCATGGTCAACGAGATGAAGATGCTCTGCGACCGGATGAACGTGGACGTGTGGGAGGTCATCCAGGCGGCGAGCACGAAGCCCTTCGGCTTCCAGCCCTTCTATCCAGGCCCGGGCCTGGGCGGGCACTGCATCCCCATCGACCCGTTCTACCTGACGTGGAAGGCGCGCGAGTACGAGTTCCACACCAAGTTCATCGAGCTGGCGGGCGAGGTGAACTGGCAGATGCCGTACTACGTCGTGCAGCGGACGATGGAGGCGCTCAACAAGAGCCGCAAGACGCTCAATGGCTCGCGCGTGTTGTGCCTGGGCGCCGCGTACAAGAAGGACATCGACGACATGCGCGAGAGTCCGTCGCTGCGCATCATGACGCTGCTGGCGGAGAAGGGCGCGGAGATTGCGTACCACGACCCGTACGTGGCGGAGCTGCACAAGGGCCACGGCTTCAACATGGAGCTGAAGTCCGTGCCGCTCAACCCGGACACGCTCGGGGACTATGACGCGGTGCTCATCCTCACGGACCACAGCGGCATCGACTACGCCACGGTGGTGGCGCGGTCCTCGTGTGTGATTGATACGCGCAACGCGACCAAGGGTGTCACGCAGGGCAGCGAGAAGGTGATGAAGGCCTGA
- a CDS encoding TldD/PmbA family protein — protein sequence MSTLRAGVLDSRCREGHLESADPLVLWGGSGMVGDVPSLIQPVLPLLAASAVLIAATPAQDSRLTLLDAMASELTRNHQQLKLQSHEPPYFMSYQLKDYTQDVVAARYGAVFMDDGYRERRLYVDVRVGDYSFDSSVAEGLDFSFSTKGTSYTSRKEGPLDDSPLALRTALWLITDEKYKSALFQYLKKKGEDVYSVEDPKRPASFTKEKASTHVQPPVERPFQRERWVKLAREVSARFNAHPELFDSEVRVTADKVTRLFVSTEGSRLVTEETLYGLHVSAVTRAPDGQLLDNSRDFYAPTEAGLPDDARVRASAEKVIEELLALRQAPAIDPYTGPAILAPEAAGVLFHETLGHRLEGDRQDGDNEGKTFKGQVGKLVLPTFLSLHDDPSLRTMGGEPLNGYYLYDEEGVKGQRVTLVEKGVLRNYLLGRRPVDGFLQSNGHGRSQGTLKPVARMANLVVESTKQVSDAKLKQMLIEEAKRQDKPYGLIIRDITGGNTNTSSYGYQAFKGVPRMVYRVDVKTGKETLVRGVEIVGTPLSAVNRLMATGQKLGVFNGFCGAESGNVPVSTVAPAALIQEIELQRAVEGKDRPPILSSPAASQAPAPRETP from the coding sequence ATGTCGACCCTCCGGGCAGGGGTCCTCGACTCCAGGTGTCGGGAGGGGCACCTGGAGTCGGCGGACCCGCTCGTCTTATGGGGTGGCTCGGGTATGGTGGGGGACGTGCCATCCCTCATCCAACCCGTCCTCCCCCTGCTGGCGGCCTCGGCCGTGTTGATTGCGGCGACGCCCGCGCAGGACTCGCGCCTGACGCTGCTCGACGCCATGGCGAGCGAGCTGACGCGCAACCACCAGCAGCTCAAGCTCCAGAGTCACGAGCCGCCGTACTTCATGAGCTATCAGCTCAAGGACTACACGCAGGATGTCGTGGCCGCGCGCTACGGCGCCGTCTTCATGGATGACGGCTACCGCGAGCGCCGCCTCTACGTCGACGTGCGGGTGGGTGACTATTCCTTCGACAGCTCGGTGGCGGAGGGGCTGGACTTCTCGTTCTCCACCAAGGGCACCAGCTACACGTCGCGCAAGGAAGGGCCGCTGGATGACTCGCCGCTGGCGCTGCGCACGGCGCTGTGGCTCATCACCGACGAGAAGTACAAGTCGGCCCTCTTCCAATACCTGAAGAAGAAGGGCGAGGACGTCTACTCGGTGGAGGACCCGAAGCGTCCGGCATCCTTCACGAAGGAGAAGGCGAGCACGCACGTGCAGCCGCCGGTGGAGCGCCCCTTCCAGCGCGAGCGCTGGGTGAAGCTCGCGCGTGAGGTCTCCGCCCGGTTCAACGCGCATCCGGAGCTGTTCGACTCCGAGGTGCGGGTCACCGCGGACAAGGTGACGCGGCTGTTCGTGTCGACGGAGGGCTCGCGGCTGGTGACGGAGGAGACGCTGTATGGGCTCCACGTCTCGGCGGTGACGCGGGCTCCGGATGGGCAGCTGTTGGACAACTCGCGGGACTTCTACGCGCCCACGGAGGCGGGGCTTCCGGATGACGCGCGCGTGCGTGCGTCGGCGGAGAAGGTCATCGAGGAGCTGCTGGCGCTGCGGCAGGCGCCGGCCATCGACCCGTACACGGGCCCGGCCATCCTGGCGCCGGAAGCGGCGGGCGTGTTGTTCCACGAGACGCTGGGCCACCGGCTGGAGGGGGACCGGCAGGACGGGGACAACGAGGGGAAGACCTTCAAGGGGCAGGTGGGGAAGCTGGTGCTGCCGACGTTCCTGTCCCTGCACGACGACCCGTCGCTGCGCACGATGGGCGGCGAGCCTCTCAACGGCTACTACCTCTACGACGAGGAGGGCGTGAAGGGGCAGCGCGTGACGCTGGTGGAGAAGGGCGTGCTGCGCAACTACCTGCTGGGGCGCCGCCCCGTGGATGGGTTCCTCCAGTCCAACGGGCATGGCCGCAGCCAGGGCACGCTGAAGCCGGTGGCGCGCATGGCGAACCTGGTGGTGGAGAGCACGAAGCAGGTGAGCGACGCGAAGCTGAAGCAGATGCTCATCGAGGAGGCGAAGCGGCAGGACAAGCCCTATGGCCTCATCATCCGCGACATCACCGGCGGCAACACGAACACGTCCAGCTATGGCTACCAGGCCTTCAAGGGCGTGCCGCGCATGGTGTACCGGGTGGACGTGAAGACGGGGAAGGAGACGCTGGTGCGTGGCGTGGAGATTGTCGGCACGCCCCTGTCGGCGGTGAACCGCCTCATGGCCACGGGGCAGAAGCTGGGCGTCTTCAATGGCTTCTGCGGCGCGGAGAGCGGCAACGTGCCGGTGTCCACGGTGGCCCCCGCGGCGCTGATCCAGGAGATCGAGCTCCAGCGCGCGGTGGAGGGCAAGGACCGCCCGCCGATTCTGTCCAGTCCCGCGGCCTCGCAGGCCCCGGCGCCCCGCGAGACGCCGTAG
- a CDS encoding alginate lyase family protein: MGTLDYYAAIARLAPGALALSAVRRVQGVARQARYRRREPTNQVRLLQALGVSRAEALAMRVFGGRTSRVWCDVAQRASVLEALAAIPGARERASVRARTALRQEWNVFGTRVTFGEGRPVDWSLDVLSGHRYPLAPVGRMQLHSIGNDPKYPWVMGRLDSAVALGQGYWVEPSAEERSRLVTAFVMQVLDFLQANPVGLGVQWTCPMEVALRASNLAQALLMFSDAAPVRRAEFLVPVLSSLVDHAAWVEAHLEDRGAVPNNHLVSNHVGLLVVGLLFPELPGASRQVARAVEGLGQQMAAQVNVEGTSFEGSIPYHRLSVELFTQALLVARGMGVPLGLAYEVRLKRMFHAVRAWCSETGLAPQLGDNDSGRVFPLRERGDLEQGYLVGLGAALFGDSSLRDGEFPDEAAWLLGQQGLERYRRLGPGRPQRSISFPEGGFHVLRGAGAVVTVSAGKQGQRGVGGHSHNDKLSFELHLGGRPVIVDPGTGSYTRDPATRNAFRGTAAHNTVQVDGAEQAPLDPARLFALPEEARARVVAFLPGPRVDRLRVRHDGYRLLPAPVGIERTFRLDRRERVLAGRDGFIGTGRHEVVGRFHLPDAQARRVTLDGQVLGRALRAAEEPVELGDFAVELGPPGAVLAWLVLERGLEPELVSSRYSPGYGRVVPSVTVEFRGQVRPPAVMRWVVVFR, translated from the coding sequence ATGGGGACTCTCGACTACTACGCGGCCATCGCCCGGCTGGCACCAGGGGCCCTGGCCCTCAGTGCGGTGAGGCGGGTGCAGGGGGTGGCGCGACAGGCGCGCTACCGACGCCGCGAGCCCACGAACCAGGTGCGCCTGCTGCAAGCCCTGGGCGTGTCGCGAGCCGAGGCGCTCGCGATGAGAGTCTTCGGAGGCCGCACCTCGCGCGTCTGGTGTGACGTGGCCCAGCGCGCGTCCGTCCTGGAGGCGCTCGCGGCGATTCCTGGCGCCCGGGAGCGCGCCAGCGTCCGGGCGAGGACCGCGCTTCGTCAGGAATGGAACGTCTTCGGGACCCGCGTCACCTTTGGAGAAGGGCGCCCGGTGGACTGGTCGCTCGACGTGCTCAGCGGCCATCGCTATCCCCTGGCGCCCGTGGGGCGGATGCAGCTGCACTCCATCGGCAATGACCCGAAGTACCCGTGGGTGATGGGGCGGCTCGACAGCGCGGTGGCGCTGGGGCAGGGGTACTGGGTCGAGCCTTCCGCGGAGGAGCGCTCGCGGCTGGTCACCGCGTTCGTGATGCAGGTGCTGGACTTCCTCCAGGCCAATCCCGTGGGCCTGGGCGTCCAGTGGACGTGCCCCATGGAGGTGGCGCTGCGGGCGAGCAACCTCGCGCAGGCGCTCCTCATGTTCTCCGACGCGGCGCCCGTGCGGCGCGCGGAGTTCCTCGTGCCGGTGCTCAGCTCGCTCGTGGACCACGCGGCCTGGGTGGAGGCGCATCTCGAGGACCGGGGCGCGGTGCCCAACAACCACCTGGTCTCGAATCATGTGGGGCTGCTCGTGGTGGGGCTGCTCTTCCCGGAGCTGCCGGGGGCCTCGCGGCAGGTGGCGCGCGCGGTGGAGGGGCTGGGCCAGCAGATGGCCGCGCAGGTGAATGTGGAGGGCACCTCCTTCGAGGGCTCCATTCCCTACCATCGGCTGTCGGTGGAGCTGTTCACTCAGGCGCTGCTCGTGGCGCGGGGAATGGGTGTGCCGCTGGGCCTGGCCTACGAGGTGCGGCTGAAGCGCATGTTCCACGCGGTGCGCGCGTGGTGCTCGGAGACGGGGCTCGCGCCGCAACTGGGTGACAATGACTCCGGACGCGTGTTCCCGCTTCGCGAGCGCGGAGACCTGGAGCAGGGCTACCTCGTGGGGCTGGGCGCGGCGCTCTTCGGTGACTCGAGCCTGCGCGATGGAGAGTTCCCGGACGAGGCCGCGTGGCTCCTCGGGCAGCAGGGGCTGGAGCGATATCGGCGCCTGGGGCCGGGGCGGCCGCAGCGCTCCATCAGCTTTCCGGAAGGGGGCTTCCACGTGCTGCGGGGCGCGGGGGCTGTCGTCACGGTGAGTGCTGGCAAGCAGGGGCAGCGCGGCGTGGGCGGCCACAGCCACAACGACAAGCTCTCGTTCGAGCTGCACCTGGGGGGACGCCCCGTCATCGTGGACCCTGGGACGGGCTCGTATACGCGAGACCCCGCGACGCGGAACGCGTTTCGAGGCACGGCGGCGCACAACACCGTGCAGGTGGATGGCGCGGAGCAGGCCCCGCTGGACCCCGCTCGGTTGTTCGCGTTGCCGGAGGAGGCTCGGGCGCGGGTGGTGGCCTTCCTTCCCGGGCCTCGCGTGGACAGGTTGCGTGTCCGGCACGACGGCTATCGCCTGCTCCCGGCGCCGGTGGGCATCGAGCGCACGTTCCGGTTGGACCGGCGGGAGCGGGTGCTCGCGGGGCGCGATGGCTTCATCGGGACGGGGCGGCATGAAGTGGTGGGGCGCTTTCATCTCCCGGACGCGCAGGCGCGGCGCGTGACGTTGGACGGGCAGGTGCTCGGGCGCGCGCTGCGCGCGGCGGAGGAGCCGGTGGAACTGGGGGACTTCGCGGTGGAGCTGGGGCCTCCGGGGGCGGTGCTCGCGTGGCTCGTGCTGGAGCGGGGGCTGGAGCCGGAGCTGGTCTCGTCCCGGTACTCACCGGGCTATGGCCGGGTGGTGCCCTCGGTGACGGTGGAGTTCCGGGGGCAGGTGCGGCCCCCAGCGGTCATGAGGTGGGTGGTTGTCTTCAGGTGA